A portion of the Polaribacter cellanae genome contains these proteins:
- a CDS encoding metallophosphoesterase codes for MPRWLIPLIILLVVIVAVEIYTFQAFKTISNSKFVRFLFLTASVGVYIYFFLTVLTYDRGNGQTPQFQMAMGLMLTVSIPKLIIILVLFGEDIFRWILKLISAISSGDTKPLAGRRKFISQIALGLAAIPFASFIYGIIYGKYNYKVLKYSLTFKDLPEAFDGFTITQISDIHSGSFTNKEKIKYGVDLINKQKSDIMLFTGDIVNNKADEMDNWIDVFDKLEAKEGKFSILGNHDYGDYMDWENPQDKIDNFQQVKDIHKKIGFDLLLDEHRYLEKDGQKIALLGVENWGKGFNQAGDLKRTSSGVNKEDFKILMSHDPSHWEYKVKQDPFNYHLTLSGHTHGLQMGIEIPGWLKWSPSKYVYKQWAGLYQEAGRYINVNRGFGYHAFPGRVGIWPEITVIELKKG; via the coding sequence ATGCCACGTTGGTTAATTCCACTCATTATTTTATTAGTTGTAATTGTAGCTGTAGAAATTTATACTTTTCAAGCTTTTAAAACCATTTCTAATAGTAAGTTCGTTCGTTTTTTATTTTTAACAGCAAGTGTTGGAGTATATATTTACTTTTTTCTAACTGTTTTAACTTATGATAGAGGCAATGGACAAACACCACAGTTTCAAATGGCAATGGGTTTAATGTTAACAGTTTCAATTCCTAAATTAATCATCATTTTAGTACTTTTTGGAGAAGATATTTTCAGGTGGATTTTAAAACTGATATCTGCAATTTCATCAGGAGACACAAAACCTTTGGCTGGTAGAAGAAAATTTATTTCGCAAATTGCCTTAGGTTTAGCAGCCATACCATTTGCTTCTTTTATTTATGGAATTATCTACGGAAAATACAATTACAAAGTTTTAAAATACAGCTTAACTTTTAAAGATTTACCTGAAGCGTTTGATGGTTTTACAATTACTCAAATTTCTGATATTCATTCTGGAAGTTTCACCAATAAAGAAAAAATAAAATACGGAGTTGATTTAATAAACAAGCAAAAATCGGATATTATGTTGTTTACTGGAGATATTGTAAATAATAAAGCTGATGAAATGGATAATTGGATTGATGTTTTCGATAAATTGGAAGCAAAAGAAGGAAAGTTTTCCATTCTTGGTAACCACGATTATGGCGATTATATGGATTGGGAAAATCCACAAGATAAAATTGATAATTTTCAGCAAGTAAAAGATATTCACAAGAAAATTGGTTTCGATTTACTTTTAGACGAACACAGGTATTTAGAAAAAGATGGACAAAAAATAGCACTTCTTGGAGTAGAAAATTGGGGAAAAGGATTCAACCAAGCAGGAGATTTAAAGAGAACTTCTTCTGGAGTAAATAAGGAAGACTTCAAAATTTTAATGTCTCACGATCCTAGTCACTGGGAATACAAGGTAAAACAAGATCCTTTTAATTACCATTTAACGTTAAGTGGACATACACATGGTTTACAAATGGGTATCGAAATTCCTGGGTGGCTAAAATGGAGTCCCTCTAAATACGTTTATAAACAGTGGGCAGGTTTGTACCAAGAAGCTGGTAGATATATAAATGTAAACAGAGGTTTTGGTTACCATGCATTTCCTGGTAGAGTTGGAATTTGGCCAGAAATTACAGTTATAGAATTGAAAAAAGGCTGA
- a CDS encoding L-threonylcarbamoyladenylate synthase has protein sequence MSIISKDIQKAIKLLTNEQLVAIPTETVYGLAGNIFSEKAIKSIFSTKKRPFFNPLIVHISGIEKLENIVTHIPEKAKLLANAFWPGSMTLVLKKNEKIPDLITAGKDTVAVRIPNHPVTLKLLKQLPFPLAAPSANPFGSISPTKPAHVERYFKDDIQQVLDGGFCKSGIESTIIGFENNKPIIYRLGALALEDIEAVVGKITIKNKKEQSPDAPGMLARHYAPSTKTFMVDNVAKEVKKHANKKIGVLVFKDSLNNDNLTEIILSKNGLMQEAASKLYDSLHELDSLFLDVIIAERFPDNGLGKSINDRLQRATFSA, from the coding sequence ATGAGCATTATTTCTAAAGACATACAAAAAGCAATAAAACTATTAACTAACGAGCAGTTGGTTGCCATACCAACTGAAACAGTTTATGGTTTGGCTGGAAATATTTTTAGCGAAAAAGCGATAAAAAGTATTTTTTCGACGAAGAAACGTCCGTTTTTTAATCCGTTAATTGTACATATTTCTGGAATAGAAAAATTAGAAAATATTGTAACTCATATTCCTGAAAAAGCAAAATTATTAGCAAACGCTTTTTGGCCAGGTTCTATGACGTTGGTTCTAAAAAAGAACGAAAAAATTCCTGATTTAATTACTGCTGGAAAAGATACAGTTGCTGTTCGTATTCCAAACCATCCAGTAACTTTAAAGCTTTTAAAACAATTACCTTTTCCTTTGGCAGCGCCAAGTGCAAACCCTTTTGGAAGTATTAGCCCAACAAAACCAGCACATGTAGAACGTTATTTTAAAGATGATATTCAGCAAGTTTTAGATGGTGGTTTTTGCAAAAGCGGAATAGAATCTACCATTATTGGTTTCGAGAATAACAAGCCAATTATTTACAGATTAGGTGCTTTAGCTTTGGAAGATATTGAAGCAGTTGTGGGTAAAATTACAATAAAAAATAAGAAAGAGCAAAGCCCAGATGCTCCAGGAATGTTGGCAAGACATTATGCACCTTCTACAAAAACTTTTATGGTAGATAATGTTGCAAAAGAAGTTAAAAAACACGCAAATAAAAAAATTGGAGTTTTAGTTTTTAAAGACTCTTTAAATAATGATAATTTAACTGAAATTATTCTGTCTAAAAACGGATTAATGCAAGAAGCAGCTTCTAAATTATACGATTCTTTGCACGAATTAGATAGTTTGTTTTTAGATGTAATTATTGCAGAGCGTTTTCCTGATAATGGTTTAGGAAAATCGATTAACGATCGTTTACAACGTGCTACTTTTAGTGCATAA
- the polA gene encoding DNA polymerase I, with product MQDQKRVFLVDAYALIFRGYYAFIKNPRINSKGLDTSAIMGFMNSLLDVIKRERPDKLAVCFDKGGSVDRVEMFEAYKANRDETPEAIKLAVPYIMEILKAMHIPIMVKEGFEADDVIGTLSKQAEKEGYQTFMVTPDKDFAQLVSDNIFMYKPRFGGGYDIWGVPEVLAKFEITDPLQVIDFLGMMGDSSDNIPGLPGVGEKTAKKFLAAYGSMENLLANTHELKGKMKEKIEANGELGLLSKKLATIMLDVPVTFNAEDFELDQPDVQKVTEIFNELEFRNLLTNFLKTFTVADLVDEEKAKEKVEKVKKAPINPEGQFDLFATPGTGSVSEADVASGFKTIDNTDHFYQHINSPFSRKLVLQKLLQQTSVCFDTETTGLKALEVELIGIAFSYEIGKGYYVSFPEDQEETKAILEEFRPFFESEIEKIGHNLKYDIKVLSNYNMPVKGKLFDTMIAHYLINPDMRHNMDVLAETYLNYQPVSIVDLIGKKGKNQLSMRVVPIADQTEYAVEDADITFQLKQLFTAELESGNVTKLFNEIELPLVSVLTAMEIEGINVDVAFLNQLSVALTEDINKLEKGIYEQAGEEFNIASPKQLGIVLFENMKLVDKPKKTKTGQYKTGEDILSYLAKDHKIIRDIQEYRQYKKLQSTYVDALPNEINPKTGRIHTQYMQAVAATGRLSSNNPNLQNIPIRTERGREVRKAFIPRDENYVLLAADYSQIELRIIAALSQEETMINAFKNGEDIHASTAAKVFNVPIDEVSREQRSNAKTVNFGIIYGVSAFGLSNQTDLSRGEAKELIDTYYETYPKLKAYMTSLVDFARENGFVETVLKRRRYLKDINSRNAVVRGAAERNAVNAPIQGSAADIIKLAMINIHKRFEEENFKSKMLLQVHDELVFDAHKDELETIKPIIKHEMENAFKMEVPLDVEMDIGENWLEAH from the coding sequence ATGCAAGACCAAAAAAGAGTATTTTTAGTTGATGCTTACGCATTAATTTTTCGCGGATATTATGCCTTTATAAAAAACCCAAGAATTAATTCGAAAGGCCTAGACACCTCTGCAATTATGGGTTTTATGAACTCACTTTTAGATGTAATCAAACGTGAAAGACCCGATAAATTAGCGGTTTGTTTCGATAAAGGAGGTAGTGTAGACAGAGTAGAAATGTTTGAAGCTTACAAGGCCAATAGAGATGAAACTCCAGAAGCAATAAAATTGGCAGTTCCTTACATTATGGAAATTCTAAAAGCAATGCACATTCCTATTATGGTAAAAGAAGGTTTTGAGGCAGATGATGTAATTGGAACACTTTCTAAACAAGCAGAAAAGGAAGGTTACCAAACTTTTATGGTAACTCCAGATAAAGATTTTGCACAATTGGTTTCCGATAATATTTTTATGTACAAACCACGTTTTGGTGGTGGTTACGATATTTGGGGAGTGCCAGAAGTATTGGCAAAATTCGAAATTACAGACCCTTTACAAGTCATCGATTTTTTAGGAATGATGGGCGATTCTTCCGATAATATTCCTGGTTTGCCAGGAGTTGGCGAAAAAACAGCAAAAAAGTTTTTAGCAGCTTATGGCTCTATGGAAAACTTGTTGGCAAACACGCATGAGCTAAAAGGTAAAATGAAAGAGAAAATAGAAGCAAATGGCGAGTTAGGTTTGCTTTCCAAAAAATTGGCGACAATTATGTTGGATGTTCCTGTAACTTTTAATGCGGAAGATTTTGAGTTAGACCAACCAGATGTACAAAAAGTAACCGAAATTTTTAACGAATTAGAATTCAGGAATTTATTAACTAATTTCTTAAAAACATTTACAGTTGCAGATTTAGTAGATGAGGAAAAAGCCAAAGAAAAGGTAGAAAAAGTTAAAAAAGCACCTATAAATCCTGAAGGGCAGTTCGATTTATTTGCAACACCAGGAACTGGAAGTGTTTCAGAAGCAGATGTTGCATCTGGCTTTAAAACCATTGATAATACAGATCATTTTTATCAACATATAAATTCTCCTTTCTCCAGAAAATTAGTACTTCAAAAATTACTACAACAAACTTCGGTTTGTTTCGATACTGAAACTACAGGATTAAAAGCGCTGGAAGTAGAATTAATTGGAATTGCATTTTCTTACGAAATCGGAAAAGGATATTACGTTTCATTTCCTGAAGACCAAGAAGAAACAAAAGCAATTTTAGAAGAATTTAGACCGTTTTTCGAAAGTGAAATCGAGAAAATTGGGCATAATTTAAAATATGATATTAAAGTATTATCTAATTATAATATGCCAGTAAAAGGGAAATTATTCGATACGATGATTGCACATTATTTGATCAATCCAGATATGCGTCATAATATGGATGTTTTGGCGGAAACATATTTAAACTATCAACCTGTTTCTATTGTAGATTTAATTGGTAAAAAAGGGAAAAACCAGCTTTCTATGAGAGTCGTTCCAATTGCAGACCAAACAGAATATGCAGTAGAAGATGCAGATATTACTTTTCAACTAAAACAATTGTTTACAGCTGAATTAGAAAGTGGAAACGTAACCAAACTATTTAATGAAATTGAATTGCCTTTGGTATCCGTTTTAACAGCTATGGAAATCGAAGGAATTAACGTGGATGTTGCTTTCTTAAACCAATTATCTGTTGCGTTAACAGAAGACATCAACAAACTTGAAAAAGGAATTTACGAACAAGCAGGAGAAGAATTTAACATTGCTTCGCCAAAACAATTGGGTATTGTTTTGTTCGAAAATATGAAATTGGTAGACAAACCCAAAAAGACAAAAACTGGACAGTATAAAACTGGTGAGGATATTTTATCTTATTTGGCGAAAGACCACAAAATTATTAGGGATATTCAAGAATATCGCCAATATAAAAAATTACAAAGTACGTATGTAGATGCGTTGCCAAATGAAATCAACCCAAAAACAGGCAGAATTCATACGCAATATATGCAAGCTGTGGCTGCAACAGGAAGGTTGAGTTCTAACAACCCGAATTTACAAAACATTCCAATTCGTACAGAAAGAGGACGAGAAGTGCGAAAAGCATTTATTCCAAGAGACGAAAATTATGTGTTGTTAGCAGCCGATTATTCTCAAATTGAATTGCGAATTATAGCGGCTTTAAGCCAGGAAGAAACCATGATAAATGCGTTTAAAAACGGCGAAGATATTCATGCTTCAACCGCTGCAAAAGTATTTAATGTTCCTATTGATGAAGTATCTCGTGAGCAAAGAAGCAATGCAAAAACAGTAAACTTCGGGATTATTTATGGAGTTTCTGCTTTTGGTTTGAGTAATCAAACAGATTTATCGAGAGGAGAAGCCAAAGAACTAATTGATACGTATTATGAAACGTATCCAAAACTAAAAGCATATATGACTTCTTTGGTCGATTTTGCGCGAGAAAATGGTTTTGTAGAAACGGTTTTAAAAAGACGTCGTTATTTAAAAGACATCAATTCCAGAAACGCTGTGGTTAGAGGTGCTGCCGAAAGAAATGCTGTAAATGCCCCCATACAAGGTTCTGCTGCAGACATTATTAAGTTAGCCATGATAAATATTCACAAACGTTTTGAAGAAGAAAACTTTAAATCGAAGATGTTGTTACAAGTGCATGATGAATTGGTTTTTGACGCTCATAAAGACGAGTTAGAAACCATAAAACCAATTATTAAACACGAAATGGAAAACGCCTTTAAAATGGAAGTTCCTTTAGATGTAGAGATGGATATTGGTGAGAATTGGTTGGAAGCGCATTAA